A genomic segment from Amphiura filiformis chromosome 10, Afil_fr2py, whole genome shotgun sequence encodes:
- the LOC140161774 gene encoding uncharacterized protein, with amino-acid sequence MTKNIHSFVKDNFGRECLQDVRSYEKTARKIANYRNHLRFNLRCLHEHITPRSIKLKSNVSGHKADTILENAERKLLNERVRQVNFTIDVLNRKKDQLSEKLSGSLSSDAYNRVAEFTTHAQLSQHEQVSSIGSVTYNLAKHAAKILGPLVGRSPHHIKNTQDFVNQIKDLKLSESEIITSYDVTALFTCIPPDFALKVVKECLESDNTLSERTNLKVEQIVELVEICLNTTYFSYKGKYFKQQHGCAMGSPVSPIVVNLCMESFEQQALKSYPGTKPRVWLRFVDDTFVILNRSELDGFFEHINSVDDNIKFTQELCKDNTLAFLDCLISVQSDGTLTSKVYRKPTHTDHYLQFGSHHPLVHKLGVIRTLQYRADTIISDSEQVPEEKDHIKTALNNCGYPDWAFLKATKSKEPKTGGASGQTNRARVTIPYISGISERVKNHFKSFGISTSFKPVNTLRGKLVNVKDKQPKDKRSNLVYGVVCGDTDCSAAYVGETKQALKPALVNIGDQVPTKRKTLLFTSI; translated from the exons atgactaagaacattcactcatttgtcAAGGACAATTTCGGGCGTGAGTGCCTACAAGATGTAAGAAGTTATGAAAAGACGGCTAGGAAAATCGCGAACTATCGCAACCATCTGAGATTTAATTTACGGTGTCTTCATGAACACATAACACCCCGCAGTATCAAGCTAAAAAGCAATGTAAGTGGACATAAAGCGGATACGATCTTGGAAAACGCGGAAAGGAAACTCCTTAACGAGAGAGTGAGGCAAGTGAATTTTACGATTGATGTGTTAAATCGGAAGAAAGACCAACTTTCTGAGAAATTATCGGGCTCGTTGTCAAGTGACGCTTACAACAGAGTTGCCGAATTCACCACCCATGCGCAGTTGAGCCAACACGAGCAAG TGAGTAGCATTGGGTCCGTAACTTACAACCTCGCCAAACACGCTGCCAAAATACTTGGCCCTTTAGTTGGTCGGTCACCTCATCATATCAAGAACACGCAAGACTTTGTCAACCAAATAAAAGATCTCAAGTTAAGCGAAAGTGAAATTATAACATCCTACGATGTAACTGCTCTTTTCACATGCATACCACCTGACTTTGCCCTCAAAGTTGTGAAAGAGTGTTTGGAGAGTGATAATACACTAAGTGAAAGGACAAACTTGAAGGTTGAACAAATCGTTGAACTGGTTGAAATTTGTTTGAACACAACCTACTTCTCATACAAGGGGAAATACTTCAAACAACAACATGGCTGTGCTATGGGCTCCCCCGTTTCACCAATAGTGGTGAATTTGTGTATGGAAAGCTTCGAACAACAGGCCTTGAAGTCGTACCCGGGTACAAAACCGAGGGTTTGGTTGCGTTTTGTCGACGACACTTTCGTTATACTCAACCGTAGTGAGCTCGACGGGTTCTTCGAACACATCAATAGCGTGGATGACAACATAAAATTCACCCAAGAACTGTGCAAAGACAATACCCTTGCATTTCTCGACTGCTTGATTTCTGTTCAAAGCGATGGTACCCTGACATCTAAGGTGTATAGGAAACCCACACATACTGACCATTACCTTCAGTTTGGTTCCCACCATCCACTCGTACACAAGTTGGGAGTAATTCGAACTCTCCAATATAGAGCTGATACCATCATAAGTGACTCTGAACAAGTTCCCGAGGAAAAGGACCACATCAAAACAGCCCTTAATAACTGTGGTTATCCGGACTGGGCCTTTCTCAAAGCCACCAAGAGTAAAGAGCCAAAGACCGGAGGCGCGAGTGGTCAAACCAACAGAGCCCGCGTAACTATACCATATATTTCGGGAATCTCGGAACGTGTGAAGAACCACTTCAAATCCTTTGGAATTTCAACATCCTTCAAACCAGTTAACACGCTTCGCGGGAAACTTGTGAATGTGAAGGACAAGCAACCGAAGGACAAACGCTCAAACTTAGTGTACGGGGTTGTGTGCGGTGATACCGATTGCTCTGCGGCTTATGTTGGAGAAACCAAACAGGCGTTAAAACCCGCATTGGTCAACATAGGAGACCAAGTTCCAACGAAGCGCAAAACTCTGCTGTTTACCTCCATTTAA